The following proteins are co-located in the Pararhizobium capsulatum DSM 1112 genome:
- a CDS encoding ABC transporter substrate-binding protein produces the protein MNRRPGTAKFIGAVFSLALALSASAAYAETPANALIVAQSIDDAVSFDPAEGFELTTVQSFNNLYQRLIESNRDDGTKIQPALAASWEAGADGKSLTFALTSGAKFSSGNPVRPEDVIFSLTRAVKLNKSPAFILNELGWTAENVDKAIEKIDDTHVKLTWSADVGPAFALSLLTAPIASVVDEQTVSAEAKDNDFGNGWLKTNSAGSGAFKIASYTPHEALVLEANAESSDKPKLETVILRNVPDVAARRLLVEQGDADIARGLGADQINALKDKAGINVLSVPSARSDYILINSKANETLGNPAFWEAARYLVDYNGIAKDLLRGQSQVHQAFLPVGFPGALTDTPFSLDVEKAKKVLADAGIKTPVKVEFIVFNDQPFLSIAQSLQASFAKAGIELDIQPGVASDIYAKGRSGQYQMTLRYWIPDYFDPHSNASAFAINRDNSTNTAAKYAGWVIPEITDETLAAVKEQDAAKRVALYEDLQKKVQKSSPFVFMLQGNDQVVISDKVKNYVQGLNADQVYYDHVEK, from the coding sequence ATGAACAGACGACCCGGAACGGCCAAGTTTATTGGCGCGGTTTTCAGCCTTGCCCTGGCCCTGTCGGCAAGTGCCGCCTATGCCGAGACGCCAGCCAATGCGCTGATCGTCGCGCAGTCCATCGACGATGCCGTCAGCTTTGACCCGGCCGAAGGTTTCGAACTGACGACGGTGCAGTCGTTCAACAATCTCTACCAGCGCCTGATCGAATCCAACCGTGACGACGGCACGAAAATCCAGCCGGCACTTGCCGCGTCCTGGGAAGCCGGCGCCGATGGAAAGAGCCTGACATTCGCCCTGACGAGCGGAGCAAAATTCTCTTCAGGAAACCCGGTCCGACCGGAAGATGTGATCTTCTCGCTCACCCGCGCCGTCAAGCTCAACAAATCACCGGCCTTCATTCTGAACGAGCTCGGCTGGACAGCTGAAAACGTCGACAAGGCAATCGAGAAAATCGACGACACCCATGTGAAGCTCACCTGGTCCGCTGATGTCGGCCCTGCCTTCGCACTGTCGCTGCTGACGGCACCTATCGCTTCCGTCGTCGATGAGCAGACCGTCTCGGCTGAAGCGAAAGACAATGATTTCGGCAATGGCTGGCTGAAGACCAACTCTGCTGGCAGCGGCGCCTTCAAGATCGCCTCCTACACGCCGCATGAGGCGCTGGTGCTGGAAGCAAACGCCGAATCATCGGACAAGCCAAAGCTTGAAACTGTCATCCTGCGCAATGTGCCGGATGTTGCCGCTCGCCGCCTGCTCGTCGAACAGGGCGATGCCGATATCGCCCGTGGGCTTGGCGCCGACCAGATCAATGCACTGAAGGACAAGGCCGGCATCAACGTTCTTTCGGTTCCCTCCGCCCGCTCCGATTACATCCTCATCAACTCCAAGGCCAACGAGACGCTGGGCAACCCGGCTTTCTGGGAGGCGGCTCGCTACCTCGTCGACTACAACGGTATCGCCAAGGACCTGCTGCGCGGCCAGAGCCAGGTCCATCAGGCGTTCCTGCCCGTCGGTTTCCCCGGCGCGCTGACCGATACCCCGTTCTCGCTCGACGTCGAAAAAGCCAAGAAGGTGCTCGCCGACGCCGGGATCAAGACACCGGTAAAGGTCGAGTTCATCGTGTTCAACGACCAGCCGTTCCTGTCGATCGCGCAGTCGCTGCAGGCCTCCTTCGCCAAGGCCGGCATCGAACTGGACATCCAGCCGGGTGTGGCCAGCGACATCTATGCCAAGGGCCGCTCCGGCCAGTACCAGATGACCCTGCGCTACTGGATCCCGGATTATTTCGACCCGCATTCCAACGCCAGCGCCTTTGCCATCAACCGTGACAACTCCACCAACACGGCCGCGAAATATGCAGGCTGGGTGATCCCGGAAATCACCGACGAGACGCTCGCCGCCGTCAAGGAACAGGATGCTGCCAAGCGCGTGGCTCTCTACGAAGACCTGCAGAAGAAGGTGCAGAAAAGCTCGCCCTTCGTTTTCATGCTTCAGGGCAACGATCAGGTCGTGATAAGCGACAAGGTGAAAAATTATGTCCAGGGCCTGAATGCCGACCAGGTCTATTACGATCACGTGGAGAAGTAA
- a CDS encoding ABC transporter permease, translating into MQHAVSRSLPDPDNSRQRPRWRELSLLGSFLKWLSSFAVTLLGLALVTFAMTRLSPIDPALQMVGDHASQSTYQAARLELGLDQPLPVQFLRYLQQAASGNFGQSISTGQPVASDIARTFPATIELATAAIIIGSLIGLSLGIAAAMRQGGLIDAIARFISLFGYSVPIFWLGLLMLLLFYARLHWAPGPGRLDVMFQYTVKPITGFALVDTWMSGKAGAFRDALAHLALPAILLAFHALAGISRLTRASILSELGQEYVLTARAKGAGMKTVVFIHILPNIAGTLLTVIALAYASLLEGAVLTETVFAWPGIGRYLTTAMFSGDMPAILGATLVVGSCFVLLNALTDLAADRIHRGQIR; encoded by the coding sequence TTGCAGCACGCGGTTTCCCGCAGCCTGCCCGACCCAGACAACTCCCGCCAGCGGCCACGCTGGCGGGAGTTGTCTTTGCTCGGGTCGTTTCTGAAATGGCTGTCATCCTTTGCGGTCACCCTTCTCGGCCTCGCGCTGGTGACCTTCGCCATGACGCGGCTGTCGCCGATCGATCCGGCCCTGCAGATGGTCGGCGATCATGCCAGCCAGTCGACCTATCAGGCGGCCCGGCTGGAACTCGGTCTTGACCAGCCTCTGCCCGTGCAATTTCTCCGCTACCTGCAACAAGCGGCGTCCGGCAACTTCGGCCAGTCAATCTCGACCGGCCAACCCGTTGCCTCGGACATCGCGCGAACATTTCCGGCCACAATCGAGCTGGCGACGGCGGCCATTATCATTGGCAGCCTGATCGGGCTGTCCCTCGGCATTGCCGCGGCAATGCGCCAGGGTGGGCTCATCGACGCGATTGCACGCTTCATTTCGTTGTTTGGTTATTCCGTGCCGATCTTCTGGCTCGGCCTGCTGATGCTTCTCCTGTTTTATGCGCGGCTGCACTGGGCGCCCGGCCCGGGCCGGCTCGACGTGATGTTTCAATATACGGTCAAGCCGATCACCGGCTTTGCGCTTGTCGATACCTGGATGTCCGGCAAGGCGGGCGCCTTCCGCGACGCCCTTGCCCATCTGGCGTTGCCCGCCATCTTGCTCGCCTTCCATGCGCTCGCAGGCATCTCACGGTTGACGAGGGCCTCGATTCTTTCGGAGCTGGGCCAGGAATATGTGCTGACGGCGCGGGCGAAAGGCGCCGGCATGAAGACGGTCGTCTTCATCCACATCCTGCCGAACATCGCAGGCACGCTGCTCACCGTGATCGCGCTCGCCTATGCAAGCCTGCTCGAAGGCGCCGTCCTGACCGAAACCGTCTTCGCCTGGCCGGGGATCGGCCGCTACCTGACGACCGCGATGTTTTCCGGGGACATGCCGGCCATTCTGGGCGCAACGCTGGTTGTCGGCAGCTGCTTCGTGCTTCTCAACGCGCTCACTGATCTCGCCGCCGACAGAATTCACAGGGGCCAGATCAGATGA
- a CDS encoding ABC transporter permease yields MTALSPLSPARLLKRRLTRSPSATTGATIILVVLMVALLAPWLAPFDPNLQETAKRLMPPGAEHWLGTDAFGRDILSRLIYGARPTLLLVIFVVVLMAPVGITIGILAGYFGGLVERGLMRITDIVMSFPRLLLAFAFVAIMGPGLLNGALALALTSWPAYARQARVETAKLAKSDYLAAAEMVGIKGPRLLFGHILPLVLPSATIRLALDLSGIILAAAGLGFLGLGVRPPTAEWGSMVAEGTQVIFDQWWIAATPGLAILVTSFGFNLLADGLRDLTDPRND; encoded by the coding sequence ATGACAGCCCTCTCCCCTCTATCCCCCGCGCGTCTACTGAAGCGGCGGTTGACCCGCTCTCCCTCCGCGACGACCGGGGCAACCATTATCCTCGTCGTCCTGATGGTGGCGCTGCTCGCTCCATGGCTCGCACCTTTCGACCCCAATCTTCAGGAAACCGCCAAGCGATTGATGCCGCCAGGCGCGGAACATTGGCTGGGCACGGACGCCTTCGGGCGCGACATCCTTTCCCGGTTGATCTACGGCGCGCGACCAACCCTGCTGCTCGTCATCTTCGTCGTGGTACTGATGGCTCCGGTCGGCATCACCATCGGCATCCTCGCCGGCTATTTTGGAGGGCTGGTCGAGCGTGGCCTGATGCGCATCACCGATATCGTCATGTCTTTCCCGCGCCTGCTGCTCGCCTTTGCCTTCGTCGCAATCATGGGGCCGGGCCTTCTGAACGGCGCCCTGGCTTTGGCGCTGACGAGCTGGCCCGCCTATGCCCGTCAGGCGCGCGTCGAGACCGCGAAGCTTGCCAAAAGCGACTACCTCGCGGCTGCCGAGATGGTCGGCATCAAGGGGCCGCGGCTGTTGTTCGGGCATATCCTGCCCTTGGTGCTTCCCTCGGCCACGATCCGGCTGGCGCTCGATCTCTCCGGCATCATCCTTGCGGCCGCCGGCCTCGGCTTTCTTGGCCTCGGCGTGCGCCCGCCCACCGCCGAATGGGGTTCGATGGTGGCCGAAGGTACGCAGGTGATCTTCGATCAATGGTGGATCGCGGCCACGCCCGGCCTCGCCATTCTCGTCACATCCTTCGGCTTCAACCTTCTGGCGGACGGCCTGCGCGACCTGACGGATCCCCGCAATGACTGA
- a CDS encoding ABC transporter ATP-binding protein, translating into MTEPLLSIDNLHISFPSDAGPVSVVKSVSLTVGQEIVAIVGESGSGKSLTGRAVMGLLTRRADVTATRMTFQDTDLQTLNEAGWSRLRGSGMGLILQDPKFSLNPAHRVGRQVEEALLLHTRLPARERKERALDMLDKVGLPDPLRVYSSYPAALSGGMGQRVMIAAMLINRPKLIIADEPTSALDRGLQDQVLTLLRSLTEEFGMGLILISHDLQQVSRYADRVIVMRRGEIVERLPASELAQAKSAYTRGLWAARPSAATHGTRLPVFEEETPA; encoded by the coding sequence ATGACTGAACCGCTGCTGTCTATCGACAATCTGCATATCTCGTTCCCGTCCGATGCGGGTCCGGTTTCCGTCGTCAAATCCGTCTCGCTGACCGTCGGACAGGAGATCGTCGCGATCGTCGGCGAATCTGGCTCCGGCAAATCCCTGACCGGACGGGCGGTGATGGGCCTTTTGACGCGCCGCGCCGATGTAACCGCCACCCGCATGACATTTCAGGACACGGACTTGCAGACACTGAACGAAGCCGGCTGGAGCCGGCTGCGCGGCAGCGGAATGGGCCTGATCCTGCAAGACCCCAAATTCTCGCTCAATCCGGCGCATCGCGTCGGTCGTCAGGTCGAGGAAGCGCTTCTGCTGCACACCCGTCTGCCTGCCAGGGAGCGAAAGGAGCGGGCGCTCGACATGCTGGACAAGGTCGGGCTGCCCGATCCGTTGCGTGTCTATTCGAGCTATCCCGCCGCCCTTTCCGGCGGCATGGGCCAGCGCGTGATGATCGCCGCGATGTTGATCAACCGGCCAAAGCTGATCATCGCCGACGAACCGACATCCGCCCTCGATCGCGGACTTCAGGATCAGGTGCTGACCCTGCTGCGCTCCCTGACCGAAGAATTCGGCATGGGGCTTATCCTCATCAGCCACGATCTGCAGCAGGTGTCGCGTTATGCCGACCGCGTGATCGTCATGCGTCGGGGAGAGATCGTCGAAAGGCTACCCGCTTCAGAGCTTGCCCAAGCAAAATCAGCTTACACGCGCGGCCTCTGGGCAGCCCGGCCTTCAGCCGCCACCCATGGAACCCGCCTTCCGGTGTTCGAAGAGGAAACACCGGCATGA
- a CDS encoding ABC transporter ATP-binding protein → MTTAVSVKDLSISFQSARTRFAALRDVTFSVEEGQTFGLIGPSGCGKTTVLRAIAGLNTNWTGSIDILGTPLTPGRKITGEARRNIQMVFQDPYSSLHPRHRIGRILSEPLKLIGTEGIDATVTAALDQVGLPAAISDRYPHQLSGGQRQRIAIARALLLKPKLLLLDEPTSALDVTVQAEILNLLNDLKTSHRMTFILVSHDAGVIGHMCDNGVLMSHGQIARHLDRAALSQLTEEIVA, encoded by the coding sequence ATGACAACAGCTGTTTCGGTCAAGGACCTTTCGATAAGCTTCCAGTCGGCCAGGACGCGGTTCGCGGCGCTGCGCGACGTCACGTTTTCGGTGGAAGAAGGCCAGACCTTCGGCCTGATCGGTCCTTCGGGTTGCGGCAAGACGACGGTGCTGCGCGCCATCGCCGGGCTGAATACCAACTGGACCGGTTCGATCGATATCCTCGGCACACCGCTGACACCGGGCAGGAAAATCACCGGCGAGGCCCGCCGCAATATCCAGATGGTGTTTCAGGACCCCTACTCGTCGCTGCATCCGCGTCACCGGATTGGGCGGATCCTCTCAGAACCGTTGAAGCTCATCGGCACGGAGGGGATCGATGCGACTGTCACCGCGGCGCTCGATCAGGTCGGGCTGCCCGCAGCAATTTCCGACCGCTACCCGCATCAGCTATCGGGCGGCCAGCGCCAGCGGATCGCCATCGCGCGTGCCCTGCTTTTGAAGCCGAAGCTGTTGCTGCTGGACGAGCCGACGTCCGCCCTCGACGTCACGGTACAGGCGGAGATTCTCAATCTCCTCAACGACCTGAAGACATCTCACCGGATGACTTTCATCCTTGTCAGCCATGATGCCGGCGTGATCGGCCATATGTGCGATAACGGGGTCCTGATGAGCCATGGACAGATCGCGCGCCACCTCGACCGAGCGGCATTGTCGCAGCTGACGGAAGAGATCGTGGCCTAA
- a CDS encoding OsmC family protein, with protein sequence MATQKTRATGATAVLGRTGFPHVTSATDGSLDIVTGATQPGFNPLDLLYSSLAACLVLSARIAASRFGVLDRLVEVTASVTGEKAADEPSRVARFNIHLDIRGDFDESMRHAIAEAAESEICTVSNTIRGNPEFVTTVAG encoded by the coding sequence ATCGCCACACAGAAAACCCGGGCCACCGGTGCAACCGCCGTGCTCGGGCGCACGGGCTTTCCGCATGTGACTTCGGCCACGGACGGCAGCCTCGATATCGTCACCGGCGCAACGCAGCCCGGTTTCAATCCGCTTGACCTGCTCTACAGCTCGCTTGCCGCCTGCCTGGTCTTGAGCGCCCGTATCGCTGCCAGCCGCTTTGGCGTTCTGGATCGGCTTGTCGAGGTGACGGCCAGCGTGACCGGTGAGAAGGCGGCCGACGAGCCCTCCCGCGTCGCGCGCTTCAATATCCATCTCGATATCCGCGGCGATTTCGACGAGAGCATGCGGCATGCGATTGCCGAGGCGGCGGAAAGCGAAATCTGCACCGTCAGCAACACGATCCGCGGCAATCCCGAGTTCGTGACGACGGTTGCCGGCTAG